One Sinorhizobium fredii NGR234 DNA window includes the following coding sequences:
- a CDS encoding rhamnan synthesis F family protein, protein MIHTSKIYREINRIGVQIKGLPDYWMGQARRISYDRVGSAGNTITEGRKPVSADMAILLIYQPRGLLESLFLQLEHLLSKGLGVVIVSNRKVLEHDRNRLSEYCHLIIERKNIGYDFGGYRDGILALHKRSIHPKSLFVMNDSVWFPIRKDCDLIDRCRESRSDIVGVFYNNKSKFPKNHHLQSYFYRFGEKVVSDSRFLAYWRKIPMYNDKRNVIRNLEIKLTKNFQLMGFGISSLYAPEDILKAFKNIEVRNIRPVLDYYISALGYDQNTFWSAYKNESPKGGDTHALPIDVPNSRVFFHFLDAHPEILIRKLNSPIIKKNRDKRFVAQRKAIIEGGFLKEIDAVIQKELINWDR, encoded by the coding sequence ATGATTCATACGTCAAAAATTTACCGTGAAATCAACCGTATCGGCGTGCAAATCAAGGGGCTCCCCGACTATTGGATGGGCCAGGCTAGAAGGATCAGTTATGATCGGGTTGGGTCGGCAGGAAACACGATAACGGAAGGTAGAAAACCAGTCTCGGCGGACATGGCTATTTTGCTCATTTACCAACCACGTGGGCTTCTAGAGTCGCTTTTTTTACAATTAGAGCACCTGCTCTCGAAAGGACTGGGCGTCGTTATCGTCAGCAACCGCAAGGTTTTGGAGCACGATCGCAATCGGTTGAGTGAATATTGCCATCTGATCATTGAACGTAAGAATATTGGCTATGATTTTGGCGGCTATCGAGATGGAATTCTCGCGCTTCATAAGCGTTCAATTCATCCTAAGAGCCTCTTTGTGATGAATGATAGTGTATGGTTTCCCATACGGAAAGACTGTGATCTTATTGATAGGTGTCGCGAATCTAGGTCAGATATAGTAGGCGTTTTTTATAACAATAAAAGCAAGTTCCCCAAGAACCATCATCTACAATCATATTTTTATCGTTTCGGTGAAAAGGTTGTCTCTGATAGTCGCTTTCTAGCGTATTGGCGTAAAATACCAATGTACAATGACAAACGCAATGTCATTAGGAATCTTGAAATAAAATTAACCAAAAATTTTCAGTTGATGGGCTTCGGCATCAGCTCTCTTTACGCGCCTGAGGATATATTAAAGGCGTTTAAAAATATCGAAGTTCGAAATATCCGTCCCGTCCTGGATTACTATATCTCCGCGTTGGGATATGACCAGAATACGTTCTGGAGCGCGTATAAAAATGAGTCACCAAAAGGAGGTGACACCCATGCATTACCGATAGACGTTCCTAATAGCCGAGTTTTCTTCCATTTTCTTGACGCTCACCCAGAGATTCTCATTCGCAAGTTAAACTCTCCAATCATTAAAAAGAATCGCGATAAACGCTTTGTCGCACAACGAAAAGCGATAATTGAGGGAGGGTTTCTTAAAGAGATTGACGCCGTCATTCAAAAAGAATTGATCAATTGGGATAGGTAG